One Vicinamibacterales bacterium DNA segment encodes these proteins:
- the ccoN gene encoding cytochrome-c oxidase, cbb3-type subunit I, with amino-acid sequence MGNTVRYDDRTPRLFFLAAVVWAVVGMLVGVLIAAMLFMPALNLAPYLTFGRLRPLHTNAVIFAFCGNIIFAGTYHSSQRLLKTRLFSDALSKFHFWGWQLLIVAAAVALVTGNTQGKEYAELPWLLDIVIAVLWVTFAINFFGTIAIRREKHLYVAIWFYIATIVAVAILHIGNSMVMPYSWLGSYSAYAGVKDALMQWWYGHNAVAFFLTTPFLGLMYYYLPKAAERPVFSYRLSIMHFWSLVFVYIWAGPHHLHYSAVPEWASTLGMLFSLILWMPSWGGMVNGFFTLRGAWHKLREDPILKFMVVAITYYGMSTFEGPMMSIKSVNAVSHFTDWTIGHVHAGTLGWNAFLSFAILYWAVPRLWKTGLYSTRLATLHFWIATVGLISYQVSMWVAGITQWAMWRAFEPDGRLVYPDFIETVVRLVPLYWVRLMGGVVFFIGLLMMCWNLFKTIQSAPANFADEPEVNAPPLVFEPMLAPGAVTAPGTYDHALYRLQYATRHGFHRMLESRLVTFTVLVVLALAVGSLVETVPMFFVKGNVKEIASVTPYTPLEVVGRDIYVREGCYNCHSQMVRPFRYETERYGEYSKAGEYIYDRPFQWGSKRTGPDLHRVGGKYPSLWHVRHMARPDSTTPGSIMPRYPHLLTSPFDTSLIGAKLRALRSLGVPYSQGAIDTAEAAMRTQAAAIAGEVALQQGPTGLDDKEIIALTAYLQRLGTDIQWKRPQLQPAVAALPVPPARPAGGGMR; translated from the coding sequence ATGGGCAACACCGTTCGTTACGACGATCGCACGCCACGGCTGTTTTTTCTGGCCGCCGTGGTGTGGGCCGTCGTCGGCATGCTCGTCGGCGTGCTGATTGCGGCGATGTTGTTCATGCCGGCGCTGAACCTGGCGCCCTACCTGACGTTTGGCCGCCTCCGTCCGCTCCACACCAACGCCGTCATCTTCGCGTTCTGCGGCAACATCATCTTCGCCGGCACCTATCACTCGAGCCAGCGGCTGTTGAAAACGCGCCTCTTCAGCGACGCCCTGTCGAAGTTCCACTTCTGGGGCTGGCAGCTGCTGATCGTCGCCGCCGCCGTCGCCCTCGTCACCGGCAACACCCAGGGCAAGGAGTACGCCGAGCTGCCGTGGCTGCTCGACATCGTCATCGCCGTGCTGTGGGTGACGTTCGCGATCAACTTCTTCGGCACCATCGCGATTCGCCGCGAGAAGCACCTCTACGTCGCCATCTGGTTCTACATCGCCACCATCGTCGCCGTCGCCATCCTGCACATCGGCAACAGCATGGTGATGCCGTACTCGTGGCTCGGCAGCTACTCGGCCTACGCCGGCGTCAAGGACGCGCTGATGCAGTGGTGGTACGGCCACAACGCCGTCGCCTTCTTCCTGACGACGCCGTTCCTGGGGCTGATGTACTACTACCTGCCGAAGGCGGCGGAGCGGCCGGTGTTCAGCTACCGGCTGTCGATCATGCACTTCTGGTCGCTGGTGTTCGTCTACATCTGGGCGGGGCCGCACCACCTGCATTACTCCGCGGTGCCCGAGTGGGCCTCCACTCTGGGCATGCTGTTCTCGCTGATCTTGTGGATGCCGTCATGGGGCGGCATGGTCAACGGCTTCTTCACGCTGCGCGGCGCTTGGCACAAGCTCCGCGAGGACCCGATCCTGAAGTTCATGGTCGTCGCCATCACCTACTACGGGATGTCGACGTTCGAAGGCCCGATGATGTCGATCAAGTCGGTGAATGCGGTGTCGCACTTCACCGACTGGACCATCGGCCACGTTCACGCCGGCACGCTCGGCTGGAACGCCTTCCTGTCGTTCGCCATCCTCTACTGGGCGGTGCCTCGGCTGTGGAAGACCGGGCTCTACTCGACGAGGCTCGCGACGCTGCACTTCTGGATCGCCACCGTCGGCCTGATCAGCTACCAGGTGTCGATGTGGGTGGCGGGCATCACGCAGTGGGCGATGTGGCGCGCGTTCGAGCCCGACGGCCGGCTGGTCTACCCGGACTTCATCGAGACGGTCGTGCGGCTGGTTCCACTCTACTGGGTTCGCCTGATGGGCGGCGTGGTGTTCTTCATCGGCCTGCTGATGATGTGCTGGAACCTGTTCAAGACCATCCAGTCGGCGCCGGCCAATTTCGCGGACGAGCCGGAAGTGAACGCGCCGCCGCTGGTGTTCGAGCCGATGTTGGCTCCCGGCGCCGTGACCGCCCCCGGCACCTACGACCACGCGCTCTACCGCCTGCAGTACGCGACCCGGCACGGCTTCCATCGCATGCTCGAGAGCCGCCTGGTGACCTTCACCGTGCTGGTGGTATTGGCACTCGCCGTGGGATCGCTGGTCGAGACGGTGCCGATGTTCTTCGTCAAGGGCAACGTGAAGGAGATTGCCAGCGTCACGCCCTACACGCCGCTCGAGGTGGTCGGCCGCGACATCTACGTGCGGGAGGGCTGCTACAACTGTCACTCGCAGATGGTCCGGCCGTTCCGCTACGAAACCGAACGCTACGGCGAGTACTCGAAGGCGGGCGAGTACATCTACGACCGCCCCTTCCAATGGGGCTCGAAGCGCACCGGCCCGGACCTGCATCGCGTCGGCGGCAAGTACCCGTCGCTCTGGCACGTCCGCCACATGGCGCGGCCCGACTCGACGACGCCCGGGTCGATCATGCCGCGGTATCCGCACCTGCTCACGAGCCCGTTCGACACCAGCCTGATCGGCGCGAAGCTGCGCGCCCTGCGCTCGCTCGGCGTCCCGTATAGCCAGGGCGCGATCGACACCGCCGAGGCGGCCATGCGGACCCAGGCCGCCGCCATTGCCGGCGAAGTGGCGCTGCAGCAGGGGCCCACCGGGCTCGACGACAAGGAAATCATCGCGCTCACGGCCTACCTGCAACGCCTCGGCACCGACATCCAGTGGAAGCGCCCGCAGCTGCAACCGGCGGTGGCCGCTCTGCCGGTGCCGCCGGCGCGGCCCGCCGGCGGGGGAATGAGGTAG
- a CDS encoding dienelactone hydrolase family protein: MCDQDHFDDDLKEYISRGAVTRRELGALAFGAGMAFVLPRAANAQAVRESEVKVTTPDGVADCYFVHPATGAHAGVIVWPDILGLRPAFRQMGKRLAESGYSVLVVNPFYRQKPAPVVPTGAQFSDPEVRKTVMGLAGNLNATTHVTDAKAFVAFLDAQAAVDKRKKIGTTGYCMGGPIVMRTAAAVPDRIGAGASFHGGGLVTTDPTSPHLLVPTMKAQFLFAIAENDDQREPDAKTVLKDTYAKANLPAEIEVYSGAAHGWCPPDSAVYNEKQAERAWSRLLVLFGKALA, translated from the coding sequence ATGTGCGATCAGGACCATTTCGACGACGACCTGAAGGAATACATCTCGCGCGGCGCGGTGACGCGGCGTGAGCTTGGGGCGCTGGCGTTCGGCGCGGGCATGGCGTTCGTGCTGCCGCGGGCGGCCAACGCGCAGGCCGTGCGCGAGTCCGAAGTCAAGGTAACGACGCCGGACGGCGTCGCCGACTGTTACTTCGTCCACCCGGCCACCGGCGCGCATGCCGGCGTCATCGTGTGGCCCGACATTCTTGGGCTGCGTCCGGCCTTCCGGCAAATGGGCAAGCGCCTTGCCGAGTCGGGCTATTCGGTGCTGGTCGTGAACCCCTTCTATCGCCAGAAACCCGCGCCCGTCGTCCCGACCGGCGCACAGTTTTCGGATCCCGAGGTCCGCAAGACGGTGATGGGGCTGGCGGGCAACCTGAACGCCACCACGCACGTGACCGACGCCAAGGCGTTTGTCGCGTTCCTGGATGCGCAGGCTGCGGTCGACAAGCGCAAGAAGATCGGCACGACGGGTTATTGCATGGGCGGGCCCATCGTCATGCGCACCGCAGCGGCGGTTCCAGACCGCATCGGCGCCGGCGCGTCGTTCCACGGCGGCGGCCTGGTCACCACGGACCCCACCAGCCCGCACCTGCTGGTTCCCACCATGAAGGCGCAGTTCCTGTTCGCCATTGCCGAGAACGACGACCAGCGGGAACCGGATGCGAAGACCGTGTTGAAAGACACCTACGCCAAGGCCAATCTCCCCGCGGAGATCGAGGTCTACTCCGGCGCCGCGCACGGCTGGTGCCCGCCCGACTCGGCGGTCTACAACGAGAAGCAGGCCGAGCGGGCGTGGAGCCGCCTGCTGGTGCTGTTCGGCAAGGCGTTGGCGTAG
- a CDS encoding creatininase family protein, with protein sequence MRVVIAVCMFTVSVAAQAPGARPQRPQLTPEQQAEAAKRREAEMIAPRPIAALDSVWTEELTWMEVRDAIKAGKTTGLILTGGVESNGPHLATGKHNFVLKVMGDAIARKLGNALVAPIVTLEPGRPDGDRVAPGSVFLSQATYRAVLTDMAMSLKGMGFTKVILMGDSGGNQGAMKEVAATLDEKFKAAGTRFIFIPEYYDYASVQKMLQASGIPEQIEIGASQGSDKIHEEYGIDALMALYDPKTIRIDERTKANRTTINGVSLLPMSKTLEMGKKIAELRAKLTVDAINKAMGK encoded by the coding sequence GTGCGCGTTGTCATCGCTGTCTGCATGTTCACGGTCAGTGTCGCCGCCCAGGCGCCGGGGGCGCGTCCGCAGCGGCCGCAGCTCACGCCGGAACAGCAGGCGGAAGCCGCCAAGCGGCGCGAGGCGGAAATGATCGCCCCGCGGCCGATTGCCGCGCTCGACAGCGTGTGGACCGAGGAACTGACCTGGATGGAAGTGCGCGACGCCATCAAGGCGGGCAAGACCACGGGCCTCATCCTCACCGGCGGCGTTGAATCCAACGGCCCGCACCTGGCCACCGGCAAGCACAACTTCGTGCTCAAGGTGATGGGCGATGCGATTGCGCGCAAGTTGGGGAATGCCCTCGTGGCGCCGATTGTGACCCTCGAACCCGGCCGGCCCGACGGCGACCGCGTCGCGCCCGGCAGCGTGTTCCTGTCGCAGGCCACCTATCGCGCCGTGCTGACCGACATGGCCATGAGCCTCAAGGGCATGGGCTTCACGAAAGTGATCCTGATGGGCGACAGCGGCGGCAACCAGGGCGCCATGAAAGAAGTGGCGGCCACGCTCGACGAGAAATTCAAGGCGGCGGGCACCCGGTTCATCTTCATCCCCGAGTACTACGACTACGCGTCGGTGCAGAAGATGCTGCAGGCCAGCGGCATCCCCGAGCAGATCGAGATTGGCGCCAGCCAGGGCTCCGACAAGATCCACGAGGAGTACGGCATCGACGCGTTGATGGCGCTGTACGACCCGAAGACCATCCGCATCGACGAGCGCACCAAGGCCAACCGCACCACGATCAACGGCGTCAGCCTGTTGCCCATGAGCAAGACGCTGGAGATGGGAAAGAAGATCGCCGAGCTGCGCGCCAAGCTGACGGTGGACGCGATCAACAAGGCGATGGGTAAGTAG
- a CDS encoding amidohydrolase produces the protein MKPTRPQLVPPKPPAKVDRRQFINAGSAAVAAIAGAPELIAHAQSAAAPQIAGAGGPDPDLIVVNATVYTMDPRAPRAEAFAVAGGRFVAIGSSSDIRGLTGKNTQTFDAKGMTIVPGFIDCHNHAGGEVLLNEVLVGNPFEVEFVSIRSVIGKLRERAQATPPGTWVEGYFFDDTKVSDKRQLTIRDLDEVSSEHPVIVRHRGGHTYFYNSKAFAMAGITKDTPNPMGGTYDKDANGQLNGRVTDLASAPFNKVGTRRTYTAEQAEQRARDGIAHISKQFARYGLTSVHHEGGNLQAMQDVRARGELKHRISYEAGGRVLEAMISAGIQTGFGDEWIKFGATSEHTVDGSFSERTMALSTPYPGVTPPYKGNVTETQDTLNTWVERVHRAGIQVNCHANGDVAIDMYLTAMERALTLAPRANARPKITHCTQVNPALVARIKALGAVPALFTTYAFYNPDKFVYYGEELMKNCMAFRSLLDASVYACAGSDFSPGPFAALMGIQGMVTRKGWDGKVWGANQRISVSEAIAVNTYNGAWASGEEAIKGSITPGKLADYVVLASDPHTIDVEKIKDIQIVRTVVGGQISHQA, from the coding sequence ATGAAGCCTACCCGCCCCCAACTTGTCCCGCCGAAGCCGCCGGCGAAGGTGGATCGCCGACAGTTCATCAACGCCGGCAGCGCCGCCGTTGCCGCCATCGCCGGGGCGCCGGAGCTGATTGCCCATGCCCAGTCAGCGGCCGCGCCGCAGATTGCCGGAGCCGGCGGACCGGATCCCGATCTGATCGTGGTGAATGCCACGGTCTACACCATGGACCCGCGGGCGCCCCGGGCCGAGGCGTTTGCCGTCGCCGGCGGGCGTTTCGTCGCCATCGGCTCGAGCAGTGACATTCGCGGCCTCACCGGCAAGAACACGCAGACCTTCGACGCCAAGGGCATGACCATCGTCCCGGGCTTCATCGACTGCCACAACCACGCCGGCGGGGAAGTGCTGCTGAACGAAGTGCTGGTCGGCAATCCCTTCGAGGTCGAGTTCGTCAGCATCCGCAGCGTCATCGGCAAGCTGCGCGAGCGGGCGCAGGCGACGCCGCCGGGGACGTGGGTCGAGGGCTACTTCTTCGACGACACCAAGGTCAGCGACAAGCGGCAGTTGACCATCCGCGACCTGGACGAGGTGTCGTCCGAGCATCCGGTGATCGTCCGCCATCGCGGCGGCCACACCTATTTCTACAACAGCAAGGCCTTCGCCATGGCCGGCATCACCAAGGACACGCCCAACCCGATGGGCGGCACCTACGACAAGGACGCGAACGGGCAGCTGAACGGGCGGGTCACCGACCTGGCGTCGGCGCCGTTCAACAAGGTGGGCACCCGGCGCACCTATACGGCGGAGCAGGCCGAGCAGCGCGCCCGCGACGGCATCGCCCACATCTCGAAGCAGTTCGCGCGCTACGGTCTCACCAGCGTGCACCACGAGGGCGGCAACCTGCAGGCCATGCAGGACGTGCGCGCCCGAGGCGAGCTCAAGCACCGCATCAGCTACGAAGCCGGCGGCCGCGTGCTCGAGGCGATGATCTCGGCCGGCATCCAGACCGGCTTCGGCGACGAGTGGATCAAGTTCGGCGCCACCTCCGAACACACCGTGGACGGCTCGTTCTCGGAACGCACCATGGCGCTCAGCACGCCGTATCCTGGCGTGACGCCGCCCTACAAGGGCAACGTCACCGAGACGCAAGACACCCTGAACACGTGGGTGGAACGGGTGCACCGCGCCGGTATTCAAGTGAACTGCCACGCCAACGGCGACGTCGCCATCGACATGTATCTCACCGCCATGGAACGCGCGCTCACGCTCGCGCCCCGCGCCAACGCGCGGCCGAAGATTACGCACTGCACGCAGGTGAATCCCGCTCTGGTCGCGCGGATCAAGGCGCTCGGTGCCGTGCCGGCGTTGTTCACGACCTACGCCTTCTACAACCCGGATAAGTTCGTGTACTACGGCGAGGAGCTGATGAAGAACTGCATGGCGTTCCGCTCGCTGCTCGACGCGAGCGTCTACGCGTGCGCCGGGTCGGATTTCAGCCCGGGACCGTTTGCGGCACTGATGGGCATCCAGGGCATGGTCACGCGCAAGGGCTGGGACGGCAAGGTGTGGGGCGCCAACCAGCGCATCAGCGTCAGCGAGGCGATCGCCGTCAATACCTACAACGGCGCGTGGGCGTCAGGCGAGGAGGCGATCAAGGGATCGATCACCCCCGGCAAGCTCGCGGACTACGTGGTGCTGGCCAGCGACCCGCACACGATCGATGTCGAGAAGATCAAGGACATCCAGATCGTCCGCACCGTCGTTGGCGGACAGATCTCGCACCAGGCGTAG
- the secD gene encoding protein translocase subunit SecD, whose protein sequence is MATSSFGVSTRNRVLTIIGVIALSLWVIYPIQNSLKLGLDLNGGVQLVLRVKADEALARQPQAGVTPAAIVEQALRTVERRVNELGVAEPVIQRYTAADQILVELPGVSDVDRAKQIIKSTAQLRLTLVDQGPFPTREAALLAYNNALPSDLEVLPGPANPGEPDSTLFYVVHRVPAVAGIDLRSARQSLDQNNRPAVGFTLKPDAARRFGEFTASNINRPLATVLDNLVTSVATIESRIDDEGQISGVSREEMVQQVITLNSGALPADLEYVEERTIGASLGAASVRAGVLASLGGLGLVLVFMLGYYRLAGLNALTSVVLNLLILLALMAYLPVTLTLPGIAGLILTIGMGVDSNVLIFERIKEELAASQAPRAAVKAAFTRVWLTLVDTHVTSLIAAAFLFQFGTSAIRGFATTLAIGLLANVFTSVFVSRTMFEVALRGKGAGGTLSIGTSQLFAHTRANFTRWRWHAVAISLAIVLAGVTAVATKGLPLGIDFTGGTLAVVEFKQDGVTEEQVRAAVAPLPGDEVVQRYGAAADRQFMIRLPLASSGDGALEATVQQIRQALQTAGLPEFTFQKRELVSAMVGDDLQRRGVYAVAASLAAIALYIGIRFRFAFATGAIAATLHDVLVTLACLSLGGYDLTLNVVAALLTIIGYSVNDTIVIFDRVRENAKQKPVQGLDAVVNLSVNQTLSRTVITAGTTFLSVVALYVFGGEALQGFAFTMLVGIVAGTYSTVFIASSIAILLSQRVRTRALSLSREGGRREIPGQVQQG, encoded by the coding sequence ATGGCTACGTCTTCATTCGGCGTGAGCACGCGCAATCGCGTGCTCACCATCATTGGTGTCATTGCGCTTTCGCTCTGGGTCATCTATCCGATTCAGAACTCGCTCAAGCTCGGCCTCGACCTGAACGGCGGCGTGCAGCTCGTGCTGCGGGTCAAGGCCGACGAGGCCCTGGCGCGGCAGCCGCAAGCCGGGGTCACACCCGCCGCCATCGTCGAGCAGGCGCTGCGCACCGTCGAGCGGCGGGTCAATGAACTGGGCGTCGCCGAACCGGTGATTCAGCGCTACACGGCGGCCGACCAGATCCTGGTGGAGCTGCCCGGCGTCTCGGACGTCGATCGCGCCAAGCAGATCATCAAGTCAACGGCGCAGTTGCGGTTGACCCTGGTCGATCAAGGACCCTTCCCAACCCGCGAGGCCGCGCTCCTGGCCTACAACAACGCGCTGCCGTCCGACCTCGAGGTATTGCCGGGACCAGCCAACCCCGGCGAACCTGACAGCACGCTGTTCTACGTCGTCCACCGAGTGCCGGCCGTGGCGGGCATTGACCTGCGCAGTGCCAGGCAGTCGCTCGACCAGAACAACCGGCCCGCGGTCGGCTTCACGCTCAAGCCCGACGCGGCGCGGCGGTTTGGCGAATTCACCGCGAGCAACATCAATCGGCCGCTGGCGACGGTGCTCGACAACCTCGTGACGTCGGTCGCGACCATCGAGTCGCGCATCGATGACGAGGGTCAGATTTCAGGCGTCAGCCGGGAGGAGATGGTCCAGCAGGTGATTACCCTGAACTCGGGCGCGCTGCCGGCGGACCTGGAATACGTCGAGGAACGCACCATTGGCGCCAGCCTTGGCGCCGCCTCCGTTCGCGCCGGCGTGCTGGCGTCGCTCGGCGGGCTCGGCCTGGTACTGGTGTTCATGCTTGGCTACTACCGCCTGGCCGGCCTCAACGCGCTGACGTCGGTGGTGTTGAACCTGCTGATCCTGCTGGCGCTGATGGCCTACCTCCCGGTGACGCTCACGCTGCCGGGCATTGCCGGGTTGATCCTGACCATTGGCATGGGCGTCGACTCGAACGTACTGATCTTCGAGCGGATCAAGGAGGAACTGGCGGCATCCCAGGCCCCGCGCGCGGCCGTGAAAGCCGCGTTCACGCGCGTGTGGCTGACGCTCGTTGACACGCACGTGACCTCGCTGATCGCGGCGGCATTCCTGTTCCAGTTCGGCACCAGTGCCATTCGCGGCTTTGCGACGACGCTCGCCATTGGCTTGCTGGCAAACGTCTTCACGTCGGTGTTCGTGTCGCGGACGATGTTCGAGGTGGCGCTCAGAGGGAAAGGAGCCGGCGGCACCCTGAGCATTGGCACCTCGCAACTGTTTGCCCACACGCGCGCCAACTTCACGCGCTGGCGCTGGCACGCCGTGGCCATCTCCCTCGCCATTGTCCTGGCCGGTGTGACGGCGGTGGCGACCAAGGGGCTTCCGCTCGGCATCGACTTCACCGGCGGCACGTTGGCCGTGGTGGAATTCAAGCAGGACGGCGTTACCGAGGAACAGGTGCGGGCGGCGGTCGCGCCGTTGCCGGGCGACGAGGTCGTGCAGCGCTACGGCGCCGCTGCCGACCGTCAGTTCATGATCCGGCTGCCGTTGGCCTCGTCTGGCGACGGTGCCCTGGAGGCAACGGTCCAGCAGATCCGACAGGCGTTGCAGACGGCGGGCCTGCCTGAGTTCACATTCCAGAAGCGGGAGTTGGTAAGCGCCATGGTCGGCGACGATCTGCAGCGCCGCGGGGTCTACGCGGTGGCCGCCTCGCTTGCGGCCATCGCGCTTTACATCGGCATCCGGTTCCGCTTCGCGTTTGCGACGGGTGCCATCGCCGCCACGTTGCACGACGTGCTGGTCACGCTGGCGTGCCTCTCGCTGGGCGGCTACGACCTGACACTGAACGTTGTCGCGGCGTTGCTGACCATCATTGGCTACTCGGTCAACGACACCATCGTGATCTTCGACCGCGTGCGCGAGAACGCGAAGCAGAAGCCCGTGCAGGGGCTCGACGCGGTGGTCAACCTGAGCGTGAACCAGACCCTGTCGCGGACCGTGATCACCGCCGGGACGACATTCCTGTCGGTCGTCGCGCTCTACGTCTTTGGCGGTGAAGCGCTGCAGGGATTTGCCTTCACGATGCTGGTCGGTATCGTGGCAGGCACTTACTCAACCGTGTTCATCGCCTCGTCGATCGCGATTCTGTTGAGCCAGCGTGTCCGGACACGTGCGCTCTCACTCAGTCGGGAAGGCGGACGACGCGAGATACCAGGGCAAGTTCAACAAGGTTGA
- a CDS encoding ABC transporter permease: MTRDRRDIREDGERLLNAARARGRVALATTWFALLWDLVFVGARHDLAQALRALVRSPGVTLGTSLLLGLGVAATTTLFAFVDAGLLRPLPYDQPGRLVVMFESNVSQDRLREGPSPGNVVDWVARNDAFDAITAAMTVSATLRGRDGGTPITGVHVTRGFFDVYRRQPRLGRTFHADEYEGATSITSRQPSSGEPVVVLSYRLWQTLGADPQIVGRTVSIEGRDWSVIGVMPEDFAVPDAAAAFWAPWDMPVSYRPRFPDGPPRDARFLRVVGRMKAGMSIAGAEARMQALASGLAAEHPDTNAGWTVQLSPLADEVSRTSRLELLLVFAAMFCLLLLVCANVASLAIARGVARAREIAIRLALGAGGSRVTRQLIAESALSAIVTMVIAVLLTTWWVDAALSIAPAGIPRLHEVAMNARVASFAAVLALLATALGNAVPTFRASRTPIAGALKDGGAVSASAAGRLRAGLVVAEIAAAVMLLVGAGLLARTFAELRRVDVGFDTRNLLVLRITPDAARYRTGAQTTGYYRRVLDSLREVPAITSVAAVTNLPMSTIGSDFTRPYWPEQAGPEGRKVADASIRMATPGYFGTLGLPVMAGREFTDRDDAEAPRVVIINQKLARNTWGDENPIGRHLVLDYQRGPYPYEVVGVVGDARYDGPRSEPVPEIFVPHAQNPYLVLNVIARTTLDPNTVAQMARAAALRVDPDQPVHSVTTMDQLLGDAVQLDRFAMLLITLFAVGGLITAAGGVYALLAYTVLLRRREIALRMALGASPRRVARSIVMESLVLAVAGGTIGMVGAAASSRLARTMLFGVAPQDPVTLATAVAVLLVVVVAASWLPARRAALIDPGRAMTI, translated from the coding sequence ATGACGCGTGATCGGCGTGACATCCGCGAGGACGGCGAACGACTGCTCAACGCCGCCCGCGCGCGCGGGCGCGTCGCCCTGGCGACGACGTGGTTCGCGCTGCTCTGGGATCTCGTCTTCGTCGGAGCCAGGCACGATCTTGCACAGGCACTGCGGGCGCTCGTTCGCTCGCCGGGAGTCACGCTCGGCACGTCACTACTCCTCGGACTTGGTGTCGCGGCCACGACCACGCTCTTCGCCTTCGTTGACGCGGGGCTGCTGCGGCCGCTGCCTTACGATCAGCCCGGTCGGCTCGTCGTCATGTTCGAATCGAACGTCAGCCAGGACCGCTTGCGCGAAGGGCCGTCCCCGGGCAACGTCGTCGACTGGGTCGCCCGCAACGATGCGTTCGATGCGATCACCGCCGCCATGACGGTGTCGGCCACCCTGCGGGGACGCGACGGCGGCACGCCGATCACCGGGGTGCATGTCACGCGCGGTTTCTTCGACGTGTATCGTCGTCAGCCACGGCTCGGGCGCACGTTCCACGCGGACGAATACGAAGGCGCGACGTCGATCACGTCGCGGCAGCCGTCCAGCGGCGAACCGGTCGTCGTGCTGAGTTATCGCCTCTGGCAGACCCTGGGGGCCGATCCACAGATCGTTGGCCGAACCGTCTCCATCGAAGGCCGCGACTGGAGCGTGATCGGGGTCATGCCCGAAGACTTCGCGGTGCCCGACGCGGCGGCGGCCTTCTGGGCGCCGTGGGACATGCCGGTGTCGTACCGCCCGCGTTTTCCGGACGGCCCCCCTCGCGACGCCCGGTTTCTGCGCGTCGTCGGCCGGATGAAAGCCGGGATGTCCATCGCCGGCGCCGAAGCGCGCATGCAGGCGCTGGCCAGCGGGCTGGCGGCCGAACACCCGGACACCAACGCCGGTTGGACCGTTCAGCTGTCTCCGCTCGCGGATGAAGTGTCCCGAACGAGCCGCCTGGAACTCCTCCTCGTCTTTGCGGCGATGTTCTGCCTGCTGTTGCTGGTGTGCGCCAACGTCGCCAGCCTCGCCATTGCGCGGGGGGTCGCCCGCGCGAGGGAGATTGCGATCCGCCTCGCCCTCGGCGCCGGCGGGAGCCGCGTCACCCGACAGTTGATCGCCGAAAGCGCGTTGAGCGCGATCGTGACCATGGTCATCGCCGTTCTGCTCACCACGTGGTGGGTGGACGCGGCCCTGTCCATCGCGCCCGCCGGGATTCCGCGCCTGCACGAGGTGGCCATGAACGCACGAGTGGCGTCGTTCGCAGCCGTCCTCGCGCTGCTGGCCACCGCGCTCGGCAACGCCGTGCCGACCTTCCGCGCCAGCCGCACGCCGATTGCCGGTGCGCTCAAGGACGGCGGCGCCGTTTCGGCAAGCGCGGCGGGCCGGCTGCGCGCGGGACTGGTGGTGGCCGAGATTGCGGCGGCCGTGATGCTGCTCGTCGGCGCCGGGTTATTGGCCCGGACATTTGCGGAGTTGCGGCGCGTGGACGTGGGCTTCGACACGCGCAACCTCCTCGTGCTGCGCATCACGCCTGATGCCGCGCGCTATCGCACTGGCGCGCAGACCACCGGCTACTACCGCCGCGTGCTCGATTCACTTCGCGAGGTTCCCGCTATTACGTCCGTGGCCGCGGTCACGAACCTGCCGATGAGCACGATCGGCTCCGACTTCACCCGGCCGTACTGGCCCGAGCAGGCCGGCCCTGAAGGCAGGAAGGTGGCCGACGCCAGCATCCGGATGGCGACACCTGGATACTTCGGCACGCTGGGCCTGCCCGTGATGGCCGGACGCGAGTTTACGGACCGTGATGACGCTGAGGCGCCGCGCGTGGTGATCATCAATCAGAAGCTCGCGCGAAACACGTGGGGTGATGAAAACCCGATTGGGCGCCACCTGGTTCTCGACTACCAACGCGGACCATATCCCTATGAGGTGGTGGGCGTGGTGGGCGACGCCCGTTACGACGGCCCGCGCAGCGAGCCGGTGCCCGAGATCTTCGTTCCGCACGCGCAGAACCCGTACCTCGTCCTGAACGTGATTGCTCGCACGACCCTCGATCCCAACACCGTCGCCCAGATGGCCCGTGCCGCCGCGCTGCGTGTCGATCCCGATCAACCCGTCCACTCGGTGACCACGATGGACCAGCTGCTCGGCGATGCCGTGCAGCTGGATCGATTCGCCATGCTGCTGATTACGCTGTTCGCGGTTGGCGGGCTGATCACGGCGGCCGGTGGCGTTTACGCCCTGCTCGCCTACACCGTGCTGCTGCGGCGTCGTGAAATCGCGCTGCGGATGGCGCTCGGGGCGTCACCGCGCCGCGTCGCCCGGTCGATCGTGATGGAATCGCTGGTGCTCGCCGTCGCCGGCGGCACGATCGGTATGGTTGGTGCGGCGGCCAGCAGCCGTCTTGCGCGCACGATGCTCTTTGGCGTGGCGCCGCAGGATCCGGTCACGCTCGCGACCGCCGTTGCCGTGCTCCTGGTGGTGGTCGTGGCCGCCAGTTGGTTGCCGGCGCGACGTGCCGCACTGATCGACCCAGGGCGCGCGATGACGATTTGA